The following coding sequences lie in one Listeria ivanovii subsp. londoniensis genomic window:
- a CDS encoding RluA family pseudouridine synthase yields MKSETLIIEEKNARERIDKAVAELTGKSRSAIQIMLKNGDITVSGEIAKPNYKVQVGDEIHLEVREPEELEVLAENIPLDIYFEDKDMLVVNKPEGMVVHPSAGHASSTLVNALLFHCKDLSGINGKIRPGIVHRIDKDTSGLLMVAKNDHAHESLAKQLKDKTSDREYIALVHGDIVHQKGTIEAPIGRAKEDRQKMAVVRDGKEARTHFEVIERLEGYTLINCKLDTGRTHQIRVHLKYIGHPLAGDPKYGPKNTLKGNGQFLHAAKLGFDHPATGERMTFEAPLPSSFVKALKTLRQED; encoded by the coding sequence ATGAAAAGTGAAACATTGATTATAGAAGAGAAAAATGCTCGTGAACGAATTGATAAAGCAGTTGCTGAACTCACTGGCAAGAGCCGCTCCGCTATTCAAATAATGCTAAAAAATGGAGATATTACCGTAAGTGGTGAGATAGCGAAACCAAATTATAAAGTACAAGTTGGTGACGAGATTCATTTAGAAGTGCGTGAACCAGAAGAGTTAGAAGTGCTTGCTGAAAATATTCCGCTAGATATTTACTTTGAGGATAAAGATATGCTTGTTGTGAATAAGCCAGAAGGAATGGTTGTTCATCCATCAGCAGGGCATGCGAGTAGCACACTTGTGAATGCACTTCTTTTTCATTGTAAAGATTTATCTGGAATTAATGGTAAAATCAGACCGGGAATTGTACACCGAATTGATAAAGATACCTCTGGCTTACTTATGGTTGCTAAAAATGACCATGCCCATGAGTCACTTGCAAAACAATTAAAAGACAAAACTTCTGATAGAGAATATATCGCACTTGTTCATGGTGATATTGTCCATCAAAAAGGAACTATTGAAGCTCCAATCGGCCGTGCAAAAGAAGATCGTCAAAAAATGGCGGTTGTTCGTGACGGCAAAGAAGCAAGAACGCATTTTGAGGTAATCGAACGCTTAGAAGGGTACACGCTAATTAATTGTAAACTTGACACAGGTCGCACGCACCAGATTCGTGTTCATTTGAAGTATATCGGTCATCCGCTTGCAGGAGACCCAAAATACGGCCCTAAAAACACCCTAAAAGGCAATGGGCAATTTCTGCATGCAGCGAAACTAGGATTCGACCATCCGGCAACAGGCGAACGGATGACTTTTGAAGCACCACTTCCAAGTTCGTTTGTAAAAGCCTTGAAGACATTACGTCAAGAAGATTAA
- a CDS encoding NCS2 family permease: MQKFFNKVFRLNEHKTNIRTEFLAGMIGFFTVAYIIVVNSSILAEAGVPYQGAVLATIFISAVGCLIMGFWSNAPLILMPGMGINALFAYNLVGGMGLSWQVALAAVTMSGLLFMILAFTPLAGRLNQAIPLILKQAITVGLGLFLIFLGLEKGEIVTRGKHGIIALGNLSDPFVLATLVTLLLTMILVIRKIPGAFLWSLIIGTIVGVLFGITNTTSAATLSLAPWSDVLFKADFSGMASISFWSAVFTMTMVIVFETVGLTNGQVRQLKQTEKLPRILKASSVTAFLSGLFGTSPTISALESGSMFASGAKTGLATVTTGIFFIASLFLMPVLSFIPNSAIAPILIVIGMSMLQEFKEMDLSNAAETFSALLIIVLIPFTYSIADGIAAGFIAYPILRAFTKNKERTSPVMYVIGALFLLQFIIQ; the protein is encoded by the coding sequence ATGCAGAAATTTTTCAACAAAGTTTTTCGGCTGAACGAGCATAAAACCAATATCCGGACAGAATTTTTGGCTGGTATGATTGGCTTTTTTACGGTGGCATATATTATTGTCGTCAATAGCTCGATTTTAGCTGAAGCTGGAGTTCCTTATCAAGGAGCAGTACTAGCGACGATTTTTATCTCGGCGGTAGGTTGTTTGATTATGGGTTTTTGGTCTAATGCACCACTTATTCTAATGCCTGGTATGGGGATTAATGCGCTCTTTGCGTATAACCTTGTAGGCGGAATGGGACTAAGTTGGCAGGTGGCACTTGCGGCGGTTACGATGAGTGGGTTACTATTTATGATTCTTGCATTTACACCACTTGCAGGAAGATTAAATCAAGCTATTCCGCTAATTTTGAAGCAAGCTATCACAGTTGGATTAGGACTATTCTTAATTTTTCTAGGGCTTGAAAAAGGTGAAATTGTAACACGTGGAAAGCATGGTATTATCGCTCTAGGCAACCTTTCTGATCCATTCGTTTTGGCAACGCTTGTGACCCTTTTATTAACGATGATTCTAGTTATTCGTAAAATTCCTGGCGCTTTCTTATGGAGTTTAATAATTGGAACAATTGTAGGTGTACTATTTGGCATCACCAATACGACGAGTGCAGCGACGTTAAGTTTAGCACCTTGGAGTGATGTGTTGTTCAAAGCTGATTTTTCCGGAATGGCAAGTATTAGTTTTTGGAGTGCCGTCTTTACGATGACGATGGTTATTGTGTTTGAAACAGTAGGGCTTACAAATGGCCAAGTAAGACAACTGAAACAAACCGAAAAATTACCACGCATTTTAAAAGCAAGCTCTGTAACAGCTTTCTTATCTGGATTATTTGGCACAAGCCCAACTATTTCGGCACTCGAAAGTGGTTCTATGTTTGCTAGTGGGGCGAAAACTGGTCTCGCAACTGTTACGACCGGAATTTTCTTCATCGCATCGCTTTTTTTAATGCCAGTGCTATCTTTTATTCCAAATAGCGCGATTGCACCAATTTTAATTGTCATTGGTATGTCGATGCTACAAGAATTTAAAGAAATGGATTTATCAAATGCAGCCGAGACTTTTTCGGCATTACTTATTATTGTATTAATCCCATTTACGTACAGTATTGCAGACGGAATTGCGGCTGGCTTTATTGCGTATCCAATTCTTCGCGCCTTTACGAAGAACAAAGAACGAACATCGCCAGTCATGTATGTTATTGGCGCTTTATTTTTGCTTCAATTTATCATACAATAA
- the pyrR gene encoding bifunctional pyr operon transcriptional regulator/uracil phosphoribosyltransferase PyrR gives MQKQVVVMDEAAIKRALTRVSYEIIERNKGTQNLALVGIKTRGIYLAQRLHTRILEIEGIDIPVGDIDITLYRDDLSFKDDATREPAVHGTNIPFDINGKKVVLVDDVLYTGRTVRAAMDALMDVGRPAQIHLAVLADRGHRELPIRADYVGKNIPTSGNERVEVRLTDVDHAEDAVIINKNE, from the coding sequence ATGCAAAAACAAGTAGTAGTTATGGATGAGGCAGCAATTAAACGTGCGCTTACTCGCGTTAGTTACGAAATTATTGAGCGAAATAAAGGTACCCAAAATTTAGCGCTTGTTGGTATTAAAACACGAGGCATTTATTTAGCGCAAAGACTTCATACGCGTATTCTTGAAATCGAGGGAATAGATATTCCAGTTGGCGATATTGATATTACCCTTTACCGAGATGATTTATCTTTCAAAGATGATGCCACTCGAGAACCCGCTGTCCATGGTACGAATATTCCTTTTGATATCAATGGAAAGAAAGTAGTACTTGTCGATGATGTGCTTTATACCGGTCGAACAGTGCGTGCCGCAATGGACGCGCTAATGGATGTGGGTAGACCAGCACAAATTCATTTAGCTGTTCTTGCAGACCGTGGCCATAGAGAACTGCCGATCAGAGCAGATTATGTTGGAAAAAATATACCAACGTCTGGGAATGAACGAGTGGAAGTTCGGCTAACGGATGTAGATCATGCAGAAGATGCAGTAATTATTAACAAAAACGAATAA
- a CDS encoding dihydroorotase, translating to MYVLKNGQILNEAGELESKDILIQNGKVNLIADSIDVTSGEVFDASEKVIAPGFIDVHVHLREPGGEHKETILTGTEAAARGGYTTICSMPNTKPVPDSKARMESLQALIQETAKVRVLPYASITTSLGTDELVDMEALTQAGAFAFTDDGVGVQLAGTMYEAMKQAAKLDKAIVAHCEDNSLIYGGVVHDGTFAKKEGLKGIPNIAESVQIARDVLLAEAAGCHYHVCHISTKESVRVVRDAKRAGIRVTAEVSPHHLILDEEDIPGNDGNWKMNPPLRSKEDRAALLAGLLDGTIDFIATDHAPHAAEEKNVPMEKAAFGIVGLETAFPLLYTHFVKTKEWTLKQLIDWMTVKPAECFQLPYGKLEEGRVADIVVLDLAKESKIDPTTFYSKGRNTPFTGETCFGWPVATFAEGKLVYNEGEIK from the coding sequence ATGTACGTATTAAAAAATGGACAAATTCTAAATGAAGCAGGCGAACTAGAAAGTAAAGATATACTGATTCAAAATGGAAAAGTGAACTTAATTGCTGATTCAATTGATGTAACTAGTGGAGAAGTATTTGATGCATCTGAAAAAGTAATTGCACCAGGCTTTATCGATGTTCATGTACATCTTCGTGAACCAGGCGGAGAACATAAAGAAACCATTTTGACTGGAACAGAAGCGGCCGCACGTGGTGGTTATACAACTATTTGTTCCATGCCAAATACGAAACCTGTCCCTGATTCCAAAGCAAGAATGGAAAGTTTACAAGCGTTAATCCAAGAAACAGCTAAAGTTCGTGTTTTACCTTACGCTTCGATTACAACAAGTCTTGGAACAGATGAATTAGTTGATATGGAAGCTTTAACACAAGCGGGAGCCTTTGCTTTTACAGATGACGGTGTTGGTGTACAACTTGCTGGTACAATGTATGAAGCAATGAAGCAAGCTGCAAAACTGGATAAAGCGATTGTGGCTCACTGCGAAGATAATTCGCTTATTTACGGCGGTGTTGTACATGATGGTACTTTTGCTAAAAAAGAAGGACTAAAGGGAATACCAAATATTGCTGAATCCGTTCAAATTGCTCGGGATGTGTTACTTGCAGAAGCAGCAGGTTGTCATTACCATGTCTGCCATATTTCTACTAAAGAATCTGTTCGTGTTGTTCGAGATGCTAAACGAGCTGGAATTCGCGTAACCGCAGAAGTTTCACCGCATCACTTAATTCTGGATGAAGAAGATATTCCAGGTAATGATGGAAATTGGAAAATGAATCCACCACTAAGAAGTAAGGAAGATCGTGCGGCACTGTTAGCCGGTTTACTAGATGGAACGATTGATTTTATCGCCACAGACCACGCACCACATGCAGCAGAAGAGAAAAATGTACCGATGGAGAAAGCAGCATTTGGTATTGTTGGTTTAGAGACAGCTTTCCCACTGCTTTATACTCATTTTGTAAAAACAAAGGAATGGACATTAAAACAGTTGATTGACTGGATGACCGTGAAACCTGCCGAGTGTTTTCAACTTCCTTATGGCAAATTAGAAGAAGGTAGAGTAGCAGATATTGTTGTCCTTGACTTAGCAAAAGAAAGCAAAATTGATCCAACAACATTTTATTCAAAAGGTCGAAATACACCATTTACAGGAGAAACTTGTTTTGGCTGGCCGGTAGCAACTTTTGCAGAAGGAAAATTGGTTTATAATGAGGGGGAAATAAAATGA
- a CDS encoding STAS domain-containing protein, whose product MTILNHLLEQRETIVEEWLAYYVSVDDPYIITLESNSRLTDETRLVLENLFIGMTENQEKMNRFANSLGKAQFITTLGISHILFHIRLLEKFILDYVQRTNPTSLHYQELYEFTVSLHQNFSSFTQHLIEGYTFATEQTMQQKENQLIKNSTKLIWLADFVFLLPLIGKITDDRAKQIVETALQEVCTQPVNYLILDLSGMQLESQNIGEYIHHFFSSLKLVGVTPIVTGIRPETAKLMIQANLTEHKNIKTFSTLRQATKFLLTEKEAKK is encoded by the coding sequence ATGACTATTTTAAATCACTTATTGGAACAGAGAGAAACTATTGTTGAAGAATGGCTAGCATATTATGTTTCGGTAGATGACCCTTATATTATCACACTGGAAAGTAATAGTCGTCTTACGGATGAAACACGACTTGTTTTAGAAAATCTATTCATTGGGATGACCGAAAATCAAGAAAAAATGAATCGTTTCGCGAACAGTCTAGGTAAAGCACAATTTATCACCACACTCGGTATTTCGCACATTTTATTCCATATTCGTTTATTAGAAAAATTTATTCTAGACTATGTGCAAAGAACCAATCCTACTAGTCTCCATTATCAAGAATTATATGAGTTCACCGTGTCACTTCATCAAAATTTTAGCAGCTTCACACAACATTTAATAGAAGGATATACATTTGCAACAGAACAAACGATGCAGCAAAAAGAAAATCAATTAATTAAAAATTCGACCAAATTAATTTGGTTAGCCGACTTTGTTTTTCTTTTACCATTAATTGGGAAAATCACGGATGATCGCGCCAAACAAATAGTAGAAACAGCGCTACAAGAGGTTTGCACCCAACCAGTAAATTACTTAATTCTTGATTTATCCGGCATGCAATTAGAATCGCAAAACATTGGTGAATACATCCATCACTTCTTCTCTTCCTTAAAACTAGTTGGTGTAACTCCGATTGTCACAGGGATTCGACCTGAGACTGCTAAACTGATGATACAAGCCAATTTAACAGAGCACAAAAACATTAAGACCTTCTCCACTTTGCGTCAAGCAACTAAATTTTTATTAACAGAAAAAGAAGCAAAAAAGTAA
- a CDS encoding aspartate carbamoyltransferase catalytic subunit gives MKNLVSMEALSIAEIEQLLEQAALFKQGKKATFNEQAFAVNMFFEPSTRTLTSFEVAEKKLGVEVVSFDAASSSMTKGETLYDTLLTMQAVGVNVAVIRHSEENYYEGLRDLDIALVNGGDGCGEHPSQSLLDLFTIKEQFGTFQGLKVAIAGDIRHSRVANSNMKVLKRLGAELFFSGPREWFDESYLKFGTYLPVDEIVEKVDVMMLLRVQHERHSGTEQFTKESYHTKFGLTTERAEKLKTNAIIMHPSPVNRDVEIADSLVECEKSRIVTQMTNGVFIRMAILESILKEQEMRAKSCTY, from the coding sequence ATGAAAAATTTAGTATCAATGGAAGCTTTATCTATCGCTGAAATCGAGCAGTTATTAGAACAGGCGGCACTGTTTAAACAAGGAAAAAAAGCAACTTTTAATGAACAAGCCTTTGCAGTTAATATGTTTTTTGAACCGAGCACAAGAACACTTACTAGTTTTGAAGTAGCAGAGAAAAAACTTGGTGTGGAAGTGGTTTCCTTCGATGCAGCAAGTTCTAGCATGACTAAAGGAGAAACATTATACGATACACTTCTTACGATGCAGGCGGTTGGCGTGAATGTGGCAGTTATTCGACATTCAGAAGAAAATTACTATGAGGGACTTAGGGATTTAGACATCGCGCTTGTAAATGGTGGAGATGGCTGCGGTGAACATCCTAGTCAGTCTTTACTTGATTTATTCACGATTAAAGAACAGTTTGGGACTTTTCAAGGGTTGAAAGTCGCGATTGCTGGAGATATTCGACATAGTAGAGTAGCCAACTCCAATATGAAAGTTTTAAAACGTCTTGGTGCAGAGCTATTCTTTTCAGGACCAAGAGAATGGTTTGATGAAAGCTACTTAAAATTTGGAACTTACTTACCAGTAGATGAAATCGTTGAAAAAGTAGATGTTATGATGCTACTCCGGGTACAGCACGAGCGACATAGTGGAACAGAACAATTTACAAAAGAAAGTTATCATACTAAATTTGGACTAACAACGGAACGGGCAGAAAAATTAAAAACAAATGCGATTATTATGCATCCAAGTCCTGTAAACCGTGACGTTGAAATTGCAGATAGCTTAGTGGAATGCGAAAAATCACGCATTGTCACGCAAATGACAAATGGCGTTTTTATAAGAATGGCGATATTAGAATCGATTTTAAAAGAACAGGAAATGAGGGCGAAATCATGTACGTATTAA
- the lspA gene encoding signal peptidase II — MYYYLITLAVIALDQLTKWIVVQNMEIGQKIEVIPGFLYWTSYRNNGAAWSILEGHMWFFYLITVIVIGIIIYIMQKYAKGKRLFSISLAFILGGAIGNFIDRILHQEVVDFVQTVWGNYYFPIFNVADASLSIGVVLMLVYVFVDDRKTKGIK, encoded by the coding sequence ATGTATTATTATCTAATCACGCTAGCTGTGATTGCGCTAGATCAATTGACTAAATGGATTGTTGTTCAAAACATGGAAATTGGCCAGAAAATAGAAGTTATTCCTGGATTCTTATACTGGACAAGTTACCGTAATAACGGAGCGGCTTGGAGTATTTTAGAAGGGCATATGTGGTTTTTCTATCTTATTACTGTTATTGTTATTGGAATTATTATTTACATTATGCAAAAATATGCCAAAGGAAAACGACTATTTTCGATTAGTTTAGCGTTTATTTTAGGTGGTGCGATTGGTAATTTTATTGACCGAATCTTGCATCAAGAAGTGGTAGATTTTGTTCAAACCGTATGGGGTAATTATTATTTCCCGATTTTTAATGTGGCAGATGCCTCGCTTTCAATTGGTGTCGTACTAATGCTCGTGTATGTTTTTGTAGACGACCGCAAAACGAAAGGAATTAAATAA
- a CDS encoding carbamoyl phosphate synthase small subunit yields the protein MKKRILMLEDGNYFIGDAIGSEKETIGEVVFNTGMTGYQETITDPSYYGQIITFTYPLVGNYGVNRDDFESINPAVKGVVVREAAEYPSNWRNQLTLNEFLKEKGIPGIAGIDTRKLTKLIRKEGTLKGILAAETANKEELLHHLRSVRLPIDQVHEVSSAKAFASPGDGKRVVLVDYGVKSSILRELNKRNCYVTVVPYNTTAEEILSMHPDGVMLSNGPGDPKDVPEALEMIRGIQGKLPLFGICLGHQLFALANGADTFKLKFGHRGANHPVKELATGRVDFTAQNHGYAVDKDSLLDTDLKITHIEINDDTVEGLAHKEFQAYTVQYHPEANPGPSDVNYLFDEFMEMMNVKEEGELHA from the coding sequence ATGAAAAAGCGGATTTTAATGCTAGAAGATGGCAATTACTTTATTGGTGATGCGATTGGTAGTGAAAAAGAAACAATCGGTGAAGTGGTGTTCAATACAGGAATGACAGGTTATCAAGAAACAATCACCGACCCTTCTTATTATGGTCAAATTATTACATTTACCTATCCACTCGTTGGGAATTATGGCGTAAACCGTGATGATTTTGAATCGATTAATCCAGCAGTGAAAGGCGTTGTAGTTAGAGAAGCAGCTGAATATCCATCCAACTGGCGCAACCAACTTACTTTAAATGAATTTTTGAAAGAAAAAGGTATTCCGGGAATTGCTGGAATTGATACGCGTAAGTTAACCAAATTGATTCGTAAAGAAGGAACTCTAAAAGGAATTCTAGCTGCTGAAACAGCTAATAAAGAAGAATTACTACATCATTTACGCTCGGTGCGCTTACCAATTGATCAAGTACATGAAGTTTCCTCTGCAAAAGCGTTCGCAAGCCCTGGAGATGGCAAACGGGTTGTGTTAGTAGATTATGGCGTGAAAAGTTCGATTCTACGAGAGTTAAATAAACGTAATTGTTATGTGACAGTAGTTCCTTATAATACGACGGCTGAAGAAATTTTATCCATGCATCCAGATGGCGTGATGCTTTCAAACGGACCAGGAGACCCGAAAGATGTTCCGGAAGCGCTAGAAATGATTCGCGGGATTCAAGGTAAGTTACCACTGTTTGGAATTTGCTTAGGACATCAATTATTTGCCCTAGCGAATGGCGCGGATACTTTTAAACTGAAATTTGGCCATCGCGGCGCAAATCACCCAGTAAAAGAACTAGCAACAGGACGGGTTGATTTTACAGCTCAAAATCATGGTTATGCGGTCGACAAAGACTCGCTACTAGATACTGATTTGAAAATAACACATATCGAAATAAATGATGACACTGTGGAAGGGCTTGCTCATAAAGAATTCCAAGCATACACAGTGCAATACCATCCAGAAGCAAATCCAGGACCAAGTGATGTTAATTATTTGTTTGATGAATTTATGGAAATGATGAATGTAAAAGAGGAGGGTGAACTACATGCCTAG
- a CDS encoding solute carrier family 23 protein, whose product MTETIENTTKPVLDIHEKPSLNKWIILSIQHLFTMFGSTIFVPSVTGLSPGVALVSSGLGTLAYLVITRGKIPAYLGSSFAFIAPITALLTAKSGGGPGAVMVGTFSVGVVYAIVSLIVYYAGVDWIHKVLPPIVVGPVIMVIGLSLAPSAAAMAMGTNNGSYDLKTLGVALITLLATIIAMMFFKGFMGLIPILFGFTVGYLASMAFGMVDYTLIKNASFFQIPDFTIPFVNVDPVVTISVVLSMAPLAFVTMAEHMGHQLLLNRITNKNFFKDPGLHRSLLGDGTASIIASLVGGPPVTTYGENIGVLAITKVYSVFVIGGAAVFAILFGFIGYINAVITSVPSAVLGGISLLLFGVIATSGLRMMIENQIDLSINRNMIIASVVLVVGIGGLFIKAGTFELSGMALAAVIGIILNLVLPAKHKSA is encoded by the coding sequence ATGACAGAAACAATCGAAAATACAACAAAACCAGTTCTTGACATCCATGAAAAACCAAGTCTAAATAAATGGATTATCCTTAGTATTCAACACCTGTTTACCATGTTTGGTTCCACTATTTTTGTACCAAGTGTGACAGGTTTAAGTCCGGGAGTTGCGCTTGTATCTAGCGGACTCGGGACGCTTGCATATTTAGTAATTACTCGTGGGAAGATTCCTGCATATCTTGGCTCCTCGTTTGCGTTTATTGCACCAATTACTGCTCTTTTGACAGCAAAATCCGGTGGAGGCCCTGGTGCGGTAATGGTTGGGACCTTTTCAGTCGGAGTAGTCTATGCGATTGTTTCGCTAATTGTTTATTACGCAGGGGTTGACTGGATTCATAAAGTGTTACCGCCAATTGTAGTTGGACCAGTTATTATGGTTATCGGTTTATCACTTGCTCCAAGTGCCGCAGCGATGGCAATGGGGACAAACAATGGGTCTTATGATTTAAAAACACTTGGAGTTGCGTTAATCACGCTACTTGCAACGATTATAGCTATGATGTTTTTCAAAGGTTTTATGGGCTTGATTCCGATTCTTTTCGGTTTTACAGTGGGCTACTTAGCAAGTATGGCTTTTGGAATGGTCGACTATACATTAATTAAAAATGCTTCTTTCTTCCAAATTCCCGATTTCACGATTCCATTTGTGAATGTTGATCCAGTTGTTACGATTTCGGTTGTTTTAAGTATGGCGCCACTTGCTTTTGTCACAATGGCTGAACATATGGGACATCAATTATTACTAAACAGAATTACAAATAAAAACTTCTTTAAAGATCCAGGACTTCACCGTTCGCTTCTTGGGGATGGTACTGCTTCGATTATCGCATCGCTAGTCGGCGGACCACCAGTAACTACTTACGGCGAAAACATTGGTGTCTTGGCAATTACAAAAGTATATAGTGTGTTTGTTATCGGGGGAGCGGCAGTATTCGCCATCCTGTTTGGCTTTATTGGCTACATTAATGCCGTAATTACTTCTGTTCCATCAGCAGTTCTAGGTGGAATTTCTCTGCTACTTTTCGGAGTTATTGCAACAAGTGGACTTCGAATGATGATTGAAAACCAAATTGATTTAAGTATCAATCGAAATATGATTATTGCTTCGGTTGTGCTTGTTGTTGGAATTGGTGGTTTATTCATTAAAGCTGGAACTTTTGAGCTTTCTGGTATGGCTCTTGCAGCAGTAATTGGGATTATCTTAAATCTAGTTTTACCAGCCAAACATAAATCAGCATAA
- a CDS encoding MATE family efflux transporter, protein MQQTATYLAKWKQFLIIFVPIVITQLTLFSMTFFDTTMSGNYSNQALAGVAIGSSFWAPINAAFSGLLMAITPIVAQLIGAKKEKEVKNTVHNGLYIAIILAIILILINFLVVPKILTHMPITAEVATIARHFLNGICIGIPAFFISAILRSFIDSLGLTRVTMFITLCTVPFNIFLNYCFIFGNFGFPEMGGAGSGYATGITYWLVVLVSIILIQTQTRLRKFGIFKRFTAIHFSKIKEIIGIGVPNGLTILFETSIFSAVTILMGAFGTETIAAHQSANSVCTLLYAFPLSVASTLTILGGYETGAKRLKDAKQYRHIGMTAAILIGCINGAVLFFFQDTIAGFYTNDPRLSDLIMQFLVYAILFQFADALLSPVLGALRGYKDVAVTSVVAFISYWIIGLPVGYGLSFTNLGPFGYWIGLSTGLFVAAIILSIRVRKTEIKLSL, encoded by the coding sequence TTGCAACAAACAGCAACATACCTAGCAAAATGGAAACAATTTTTAATCATTTTCGTGCCAATTGTGATTACTCAACTAACACTGTTTTCCATGACCTTTTTTGATACCACAATGAGTGGAAATTATTCTAATCAGGCACTTGCCGGTGTAGCGATTGGTAGTTCTTTTTGGGCACCAATTAATGCCGCTTTTTCAGGTTTACTAATGGCAATCACACCGATTGTGGCGCAATTAATTGGCGCGAAGAAAGAAAAAGAAGTTAAAAACACGGTGCATAATGGTCTGTATATCGCGATTATTTTAGCTATTATTTTAATTCTTATTAATTTCTTAGTAGTTCCAAAGATATTAACGCATATGCCTATAACAGCTGAAGTGGCAACTATTGCCCGCCATTTCTTAAATGGGATTTGTATTGGAATTCCTGCCTTTTTTATTTCTGCTATATTGCGGTCATTTATTGATTCACTAGGGCTTACAAGAGTGACCATGTTCATTACCCTTTGCACAGTGCCGTTTAATATCTTTTTGAATTACTGTTTTATTTTCGGGAACTTCGGATTTCCTGAAATGGGTGGAGCAGGTAGTGGATATGCAACCGGGATTACGTATTGGTTAGTCGTTTTGGTTAGTATTATTCTGATTCAAACACAAACTCGGTTACGCAAGTTCGGTATATTTAAACGATTTACAGCCATCCATTTTTCTAAAATAAAAGAAATTATCGGGATTGGTGTTCCAAATGGTTTAACGATTTTATTTGAAACGAGTATTTTCTCTGCTGTAACAATTTTAATGGGTGCATTTGGCACAGAAACCATTGCGGCGCACCAATCTGCTAATAGTGTGTGTACGCTCCTTTATGCTTTTCCACTTAGTGTAGCATCTACGCTAACGATTCTCGGAGGTTACGAAACTGGCGCTAAACGTTTAAAAGATGCCAAGCAATATCGCCATATTGGGATGACCGCTGCGATTTTAATTGGTTGTATTAATGGAGCGGTATTATTTTTCTTCCAAGATACTATTGCTGGTTTTTATACTAATGATCCACGACTAAGTGATTTAATTATGCAATTTCTTGTGTATGCCATCTTATTCCAATTTGCTGATGCCTTGTTGTCTCCTGTTCTCGGAGCGCTTCGTGGTTACAAAGATGTTGCTGTTACATCAGTCGTTGCTTTTATTTCTTACTGGATAATTGGGCTTCCGGTTGGATACGGGCTATCTTTTACAAATTTAGGACCTTTTGGCTACTGGATTGGGTTAAGTACCGGCTTGTTCGTTGCCGCAATTATTTTATCAATTCGCGTTCGAAAAACAGAAATAAAATTATCTTTATAG